The following are encoded together in the Sparus aurata chromosome 1, fSpaAur1.1, whole genome shotgun sequence genome:
- the LOC115582895 gene encoding echinoderm microtubule-associated protein-like 6 isoform X1, whose translation MSDKTAPRCQLRLEWIHGYRGHQCRNNLYYTAGKEVVYFVAGVGVVYNTREHTQKFYLGHNDDIISLAIHPDKIQVATGQVGKDPFICIWDTYAMQTVSILRDVHTHGVACLAFDSDGQRLVSVGLDAKNTLCVWDWRRGRVLATATGHSDRIFDVAWDPFQSSRLVSCGVKHIKFWTLCGNALTPKRGIFGKTGDLQTILCVSAAKDELTYSGALNGDVYVWRGVNLIRTVQAAHGAGIFSMHACEEGFATGGRDGCIRLWDVDFKPITKIDLRETEQGYKGLSIRSVCWKADRILAGTQDSEIFEVMVRDRDKPVLLMQSHSEGELWALDLHPKQPVAVTGSDDRSVRLWSLPDHTLLARCNMEESVRSVSFNNDGSQLALGMKDGSFTVLRVRDMTEVVHIKDRKEVIHELKFSPDGSFLAVGSNDGLVDVYAVAQRYKKVGECSRSASFITHLDWSVDSRFLQTNDGAGERLFYRMPAGKLVPKEEAKGIHWMTWTGVVGTEVNGIWPKYSNVNNVNSVDANYSSAVLVTGDDSGLVKLFRFPCLKKGAKFKKYIGHSAHVTNVRWSNDLQWVISTGGADHAVFQWRFLPEGVMNGVLEPLLQEGYADSNSGESDSDVSDVPELDSDIEQEAQTSYERQVYKEDLPQLRKKLIGSLKRQKAPEEGLRLQFVHGYRGFDCRNNLFYSQTGEVVYHVAAVAIVYNRLQHSQRFYLGHDDDILSLTVHPLKDYVASAQVGRDPAVHIWDIQTLKCLSLLKGHHSRGVCALEFTADGKSLVSVGIDGFHSIVIWDWKKGERLAKAGGHKDKIFVVKSNPFRMDKLVTVGMKHIKFWQHSGGGLTFKRGIFGNLGKQETMMSACYGRSEDLVFSGATNGDVYIWRDTTLIKTIKAHDGPVFAMCSLDKGFVTGGKDGIVELWDDMFERCLKTYAIKRAALSPTSKGLLLEDNPSIRAITLGHGHILLGTKNGEILEIDKSGPMTLLVQGHMEGEVWGLAAHPLLPVCATVSDDKTLRIWELSANHRMVAVRKLKKGGRCCAFSPDGKALAVGLNDGSFLVVNADTLEDMVTFHHRRELISDIRFSQDAGKYLAVASHDSFVDIYNVLTSKRVGICKGAGSYITHIDWDSRGKLLQVNTGAKEQLFFEAPRGRKQNISVAEFEKLDWASWTSVLGPTCEGIWPTLSFVNAASLTKDRKLLATGDDFGFLKLFGFPSRGQFSKFKKYVGHSTNVTNVRWSNDDSVLLSVGGADTALMIWTREPLGHKESKAVDSEESDDDTEEDGGYDSDVAREKVVDYVTKIYSASIRNMSGTRPHLQHKELPVEERPPVSRAAPLPDKLLKNNVTKKKKVVEELLLEHVFGYRGFDCRNNLHYLNDGADIIFHTAAAVVIQNLSAGTQSFYLEHTDDILCLTVNQHPKYQNIIATGQIGDITDLPEAEGSGLAPSIHVWDAMTKQTLSILRCSHAKGVGYVNFSATGKLLLSVGVEPEHTITVWRWQEGTKVTSKGGHADRIFVVEFRPDSDTQFVSVGIKHIKFWTLVGGSLVYKKGVIGSVEDGRMQTMLSVAFGANNLTFTGAINGDVYVWREHFLVRVVAKAHSGPVFTMYTTLRDGLIVTGGKERPTKEGGAVKLWDQEMKRCRAFQLETGQLVENVRSVCRGKGKILVGTKDGEIIEVGEKNAASNTMINGHTQGGIWGLATHPFKDVFISASDDGTIRIWDLADKKLLNKVSLGHPAKCTSYSPNGEMVSIGMENGEFIILMVNSLTVWGKKRDRSVVIQDIRFSPDNRFLAVGSVESAVDFYDLSLGPSLNRIGYCKDIPGFVIQIDFSADSKHIQVSTSTYTRQVHEVPSGKMVTEQSVFERITWATWTSILGDEVLGVWPRNAEKADVNCACVSHAGLNLVTGDDFGLIKLFDFPCTEKFAKHKRYFGHSAHVTNIRFSCDDKFVISAGGSDCSLFVWKCQ comes from the exons ATGTCAGATAAGACGGCGCCGCGCTGCCAGCTGAGGCTGGAGTGGATCCACGGATACAGAGGGCACCAGTGTCGGAACAACCTGTACTACACCGCGGGAAAAGAGGTGGTGTACTTTGTGGCCGGGGTGGGCGTGGTCTACAACACCCGGGAACACACCCAGAAGTTCTACCTGGGACACaacgatgacatcatcag tctggcGATCCATCCAGATAAGATCCAGGTGGCGACGGGTCAGGTGGGTAAGGACCCGTTCATCTGTATCTGGGACACCTACGCCATGCAGACTGTCTCCATCCTGAGGGACGTCCACACTCATGGAGTCGCCTGTCTTGCCTTTGACTCTGACGGACAG cGGCTGGTGTCAGTCGGTCTGGACGCCAAGAACACGTTGTGTGTTTGGGACTGGAGGAGAGGACGAGTCCTTGCCACGGCAACGGGACACTCGGACAGG ATCTTTGACGTGGCCTGGGATCCGTTCCAGTCCAGTCGGCTGGTCAGCTGTGGAGTCAAACACATCAAG ttctgGACTCTGTGTGGAAACGCTCTGACTCCAAAGAGAGGGATCTTCGGGAAGACGGGCGACCTGCAGACcatcctgtgtgtctctgcagccaAAGACGAGCTGACGTACTCTGGAGCCCTGAACGGAGACGTGTACGTGTGGAGAGGGGTCAACCTGATCCGGACGGTCCAGGCTGCACAcggg gcggGGATCTTCAGCATGCACGCCTGTGAGGAAGGCTTCGCCACGGGGGGACGAGACGGCTGCATCCGACTGTGGGACGTCGACTTCAAGCCCATCACCAAGATCGACCTGAGGGAGACGGAGCAGGGATACAAAG gtCTGTCCATCCGCAGCGTTTGCTGGAAGGCCGATCGGATCTTAGCAGGGACGCAAGACAGCGAGATATTTGAGGTCATGGTCCGAGACCGGGACAAACCGGTTCTGTTGATGCAGAGTCACAGTGAGGGTGAGCTGTGGGCGCTCGACCTTCACCCCAAACAGCCGGTCGCTGTCACCGGGAGTGACGACCGCTCCGTCAG gctgTGGAGTCTGCCCGACCACACTCTGCTGGCTCGCTGCAACATGGAGGAATCCGTCCGCAGTGTTTCCTTCAACAATGACGGATCTCAACTTGCTCTGGGCATGAAGGACGGCTCCTTCACTGTGCTGCGTGTCAG GGACATGACGGAAGTCGTGCACATCAAGGACAGGAAGGAGGTGATCCACGAGCTGAAGTTTTCCCCGGACGGTTCCTTCCTGGCTGTCGGATCAAACGACGGACTGGTGGACGTCTACGCCGTCGCCCAGCGTTACAAGAAAGTGGGAGAGTGCAGCCGCTCCGCCTCCTTCATTACCCACCTGGACTGGTCAGTCGACAGCCGCTTCCTGCAGACCAACGACGGCGCTGGAGAACGTCTCTTCTACAGAATGCCGG CTGGAAAGCTGGTTCCTAAAGAGGAGGCAAAGGGGATCCACTGGATGACATGGACAGGCGTCGTCGGGACAGAAGTGAACGGCATCTGGCCCAAATACTCAAATGTCAACAACGTGAACTCTGTGGACGCAAACTACAGCAGTGCGGTGCTGGTGACAGGAGACGACAGCGGCCTGGTCAAACTCTTCAGGTTCCCCTGCCTGAAGAAAG GAGCCAAATTCAAAAAGTACATTGGTCATTCTGCCCATGTGACAAATGTTCGCTGGTCCAACGACCTGCAGTGGGTCATCAGTACTGGTGGCGCTGACCACGCTGTCTTCCAGTGGCGGTTCCTGCCAGAGGGCGTCATGAACGGCGTCCTGGAGCCCCTCCTCCAAG AGGGCTACGCTGACTCCAACAGCGGAGAGTCGGACTCAGACGTGTCAGACGTCCCGGAGCTCGACTCAGACATCGAACAGGAAGCTCAGACCAGCTACGAACGTCAG GTGTATAAGGAGGACCTGCCTCAGCTGAGGAAGAAGCTGATTGGTTCCCTGAAGCGTCAGAAGGCTCCAGAGGAGGGGCTTCGTCTGCAGTTCGTTCACGG gTATCGGGGCTTTGACTGTCGTAACAACCTGTTCTACAGTCAGACGGGGGAGGTGGTGTATCACGTGGCTGCCGTCGCCATCGTCTACAACCGGCTGCAGCACAGTCAGAGATTCTACCTCGGTCACGACGACGACATCCTCAGCCTCACCGTCCACCCGCTCAAAGACTATGTGGCCTCTGCACAG gtgggcagagacccggccgtCCACATCTGGGACATCCAGACTCTGAAGTGTCTGTCGCTGCTGAAGGGACACCACAGCCGAGGAGTGTGTGCCCTGGAGTTCACAG CGGACGGGAAGAGTTTGGTCTCCGTGGGAATAGACGGGTTTCACTCCATCGTTATCTGGGACtggaagaaaggagagagacTGGCCAAGGCCGG GGGTCACAAAGACAAGATCTTTGTGGTGAAGAGTAACCCGTTCAGGATGGACAAGCTGGTGACTGTCGGCATGAAGCACATCAAGTTCTGGCAACATTCAG gtggCGGTCTGACGTTTAAACGGGGAATTTTTGGGAACCTGGGGAAGCAGGAGACGATGATGTCAGCATGTTATGGACGATCTGAGGACCTGGTTTTCTCTGGAGCCACCAACGGAGACGTTTACATCTGGAGAGACACGACGCTCATCAAGACCATCAAAGCCCACGATGGCCCCGTGTTCGCCATGTGCTCCCTGGACAAG GGTTTTGTGACGGGAGGGAAGGACGGCATCGTGGAGCTCTGGGACGACATGTTTGAAAGATGTTTGAAGACGTACGCCATCAAGAGAGCCGCCCTGTCTCCGACATCTAAAG GTCTTCTGCTGGAGGACAACCCGTCCATCAGAGCCATCACTCTGGGTCACGGTCACATCCTGCTGGGAACAAAGAACGGAGAGATCCTGGAGATCGACAAGAGTGGACCGATGACGCTGCTGGTTCAG ggtCACATGGAGGGGGAGGTGTGGGGTTTGGCGGCTCACcctctacttcctgtctgtgccACCGTCAGTGATGACAAAACTCTGAGGATCTGGGAACTGTCAGCCAATCACCGCATGGTCGCTGTCCGCAAACTCAAGAAGG GTGGGCGGTGCTGTGCCTTCTCTCCTGACGGTAAAGCTCTGGCGGTTGGTCTGAATGACGGTAGCTTCCTGGTGGTGAACGCCGACACACTGGAGGACATGGTGACCTTCCACCACCGCAGGGAGCTCATCTCAGACATCCGCTTTTCCCAAG ATGCAGGAAAGTACCTGGCTGTGGCGTCCCATGATTCCTTTGTGGACATCTACAACGTCCTGACCAGTAAGAGAGTCGGCATCTGTAAAGGAGCCGGAAGCTACATCACACACATCGACTGGGACTCCAGag GTaagctgctgcaggtgaacaCCGGAGCTAAAGAGCAGCTTTTCTTCGAGGCTCCTCGAGGACGCAAACAGAACATCAGTGTAGCGGAG tTTGAGAAGCTGGACTGGGCGAGCTGGACGTCTGTTCTGGGTCCCACCTGTGAGGGAATATGGccgacgctcagctttgtaaaCGCCGCCTCGCTCACCAAAGATCGTAAACTGCTCGCCACCGGAGACGACTTCGGCTTCCTGAAGCTGTTCGGCTTCCCGTCCAGG GGCCAGTTTTCCAAGTTTAAGAAGTACGTGGGTCACAGCACCAACGTGACCAACGTCCGCTGGTCCAATGACGATTCAGTGCTGCTGTCGGTGGGTGGGGCTGACACGGCGCTGATGATCTGGACCCGAGAGCCGCTGGGTCACAAAGAGAGCAAAGCTGTGGACAGCGAGGAATCTGACGACGACACAGAGGAGGACGGAG GGTACGACAGCGACGTGGCCCGAGAGAAAGTGGTGGACTACGTCACCAAGATCTACTCTGCCAGCATCAGGAACATGTCGGGAACCAGACCTCACCTGCAGCACAAAGAGCTACCTGTGGAGgagag GCCTCCTGTGAGTCGAGCTGCTCCGCTGCCGGACAAACTGCTGAAGAACAATGTaaccaagaagaagaaggtggtgGAG GAGCTGCTGTTGGAGCATGTTTTCGGCTACAGAGGCTTCGACTGTCGCAACAACCTGCATTACCTCAACGATGGCGCTGACATCATCTTCCACACCGCTGCTGCTGTCGTCATCCAGAACCTGTCCGCGG GAACCCAGAGTTTCTACCTGGAACACACCGACGACATCCTCTGTCTGACTGTCAACCAACACCCCAAATACCAGAACATCATCGCTACAGGACAGATCG GTGACATCACCGACCTGCCAG AGGCTGAAGGGTCCG GCCTTGCTCCATCCATACATGTGTGGGATGCCATGACCAAACAGACGCTGTCCATCCTTCGTTGTTCCCATGCGAAAGGTGTCGGCTACGTCAACTTCAGCGCTACAGGAAAGCTGCTGCTGTCGGTGGGAGTGGAGcctgaacacaccatcacaGTGTGGAGGTGGCAGGAAG GCACCAAGGTGACCAGTAAAGGTGGCCACGCTGATCGGATCTTTGTGGTGGAGTTTAGACCGGACTCTGACACCCAGTTTGTGTCGGTGGGAATCAAACACATTAAGTTCTGGACTCTGGTCGGAGGTTCACTCGTGTACAAGAAGGGAGTGATCGGCTCAGTGGAGGATGGCCGCATGCAGACGATGCTGTCTGTCGCCTTTGGTGCT AACAACCTAACATTCACTGGCGCTATTAACGGAGATGTGTATGTATGGAGAGAACATTTCCTGGTACGAGTGGTGGCAAAGGCGCACAGCGGTCCAGTCTTCACCATGTACACGACCCTGAGAGATGGCCTCATCGTCACCGGGGGGAAGGAACGGCC AACTAAGGAGGGCGGTGCTGTGAAGCTTTGGGACCAGGAGATGAAACGCTGCAGAGCGTTTCAGCTGGAGACCGGCCAGCTGGTGGAGAACGTCCGATCCGTATGCAGAGGGAAG GGTAAAATTCTGGTGGGAACCAAAGATGGAGAGATCATAGAGGTAGGAGAAAAGAACGCAGCATCCAACACCATGATCAACGGACACACTCAGGGAGGAATCTGGGGTTTGGCGACTCATCCTTTTAAAGATGTCTTCATCTCCGCCAGCGATGACGGGACCATCCGAATATGGGACCTGGCTGACAAG AAACTTCTGAACAAGGTGAGCTTGGGTCATCCTGCCAAATGCACCTCGTACAGTCCCAATGGAGAGATGGTTTCCATCGGCATGGAGAACGGAGAGTTCATTATCCTGATGGTCAACTCCCTCACCGTCTGGGGCAAGAAGAGAGACCGCAGTGTTGTCATCCAGGACATACG GTTCAGTCCAGACAACCGGTTTTTGGCAGTGGGTTCAGTTGAAAGTGCTGTTGATTTCTACGACCTTTCTCTGGGACCATCCCTGAACAGGATTGGCTACTGTAAGGACATCCCTGGCTTTGTCATCCAGATCGACTTCTCTGCTGACAGCAAACACATCCAG